The sequence below is a genomic window from Streptomyces sudanensis.
CGGGCCACGGCACCACCATGGCCGAACTGATCGCCGGCACCGGGCGTGGTGGAGGGCTGCAGGGGCTTGCCCCCGGGGCCAAGATCATTCCATTTCGCATTGCGGTCGATGACATCAGCAAACGAAAGAACGCATGGCACATCGAAGACGCCATGCGCGCCGCTGTCGACAGCGACGCCAAGATCATCAGCATGTCGTTCGGCACCATGGGCGAGACCGAGCGGATGAGGGAAGCCGCTAAGTACGCGCAGAGCAAGGGCAAGCTCATGTTCGCCTCGGCTGGCAACACCGGGGACGAGGACAACGCCCATCAGTATCCGGTAGGGCTGCCCGAGGTCGTGGGGGTTGCCGCGACCGACTCGGAAGGCCGGGTCGGCAAGTACTCCACTCACGGCGACATCGTCGACATCTCCGCTCCGGGCAGCGACATCCCCGAATGGTGCGATGCGACGTTTACCCGTTACTGCGGGGGATCAGACGGCACCAGTGCCGCCACCGCCATCGCCTCCGCCACCGCCGCCCTGATCTGGTCCCTGCATCCGGACTGGAACGCGAACCAGGTCCTGCGCGTCATGTTCGAGAGCGCGGGCAAGGGCGAGGGCTGGAAGCCAGGCACGGTCAGCAATTACGTCGGGCACGGCGTGGTCCGCCCCGGAGCCCACATCAACCGCGGTCTGGGCAAGCCCGGTGACCCCAACGTCAACCCCTTGACGAACGAGAACACGGCCGGTTCCAAGGGCGGTTCGTCCGCGTCCCCCGCCTCGCCCGCCGCGTCCGCACCAGCTTCGTCACAAGCCCCGCGGGGCCAGGCCACACCCGGTCAGACCGTGGCAGGCTCCAGCGAGGAAACCGGGGGCGGGAGCTCCCTCGGTCTCATTCTTGGCGGCGCCGCAGCCGTGGTCGTCGTCGCGGGAGGAATCCTCTTCG
It includes:
- a CDS encoding S8 family serine peptidase, encoding MTAGTTRRLRRRVTCAVALVGAWSIGFTGLAPSAAAEDVRAQQWYLDAMRVDKIWKKTTGEGIKVAVIDSGVNPSTPSLKGQVLKGRDTSGAGGGTADYSGHGTTMAELIAGTGRGGGLQGLAPGAKIIPFRIAVDDISKRKNAWHIEDAMRAAVDSDAKIISMSFGTMGETERMREAAKYAQSKGKLMFASAGNTGDEDNAHQYPVGLPEVVGVAATDSEGRVGKYSTHGDIVDISAPGSDIPEWCDATFTRYCGGSDGTSAATAIASATAALIWSLHPDWNANQVLRVMFESAGKGEGWKPGTVSNYVGHGVVRPGAHINRGLGKPGDPNVNPLTNENTAGSKGGSSASPASPAASAPASSQAPRGQATPGQTVAGSSEETGGGSSLGLILGGAAAVVVVAGGILFARKRRTA